Proteins found in one Zea mays cultivar B73 chromosome 1, Zm-B73-REFERENCE-NAM-5.0, whole genome shotgun sequence genomic segment:
- the LOC109941366 gene encoding cyclin-dependent kinase B2-1-like has protein sequence MDSKLEADGKKIQIQLTGFMEKNTVKFMKELWSLLLSAQQNASGVPQQFLDEKEAEIHQKKLCKGVGFVHGRGVLHRDLKPHNLLMDRKTMALKIADLGLSRAITVPVKKYTHEILTLWYRAPEVLLGATHYSTTVDIWYVGCIFAELVTNQPLFPGDSELQQLLHIFKLPSTPNQEMWPGVGSILF, from the exons ATGGACAGCAAACTT GAAGCGGATGGAAAGAAGATTCAGATCCAGCTGACAGGGTTCATGGAAAAGAACACAGTGAAGTTCATGAAGGAGCTCTGGAGCCTTCTCCTCAGTGCGCAGCAGAATGCCAGTGGGGTACCTCAACAGTTTCTGGATGAAAAGGAGGCTGAGATACATCAGAAAAAG CTGTGCAAGGGCGTGGGTTTTGTTCACGGCCGCGGGGTGCTCCACCGTGATCTAAAACCGCACAACCTGCTCATGGACCGCAAGACCATGGCGCTCAAGATCGCTGACCTCGGACTCAGCCGTGCCATCACGGTCCCTGTAAAGAAGTACACGCACGAG ATTCTGACGCTGTGGTACAGAGCGCCCGAGGTTCTTCTTGGCGCCACACACTACTCCACGACAGTTGACATTTGGTACGTGGGCTGCATATTTG CTGAGTTGGTTACTAATCAGCCACTTTTCCCTGGCGATTCCGAGTTACAGCAGCTCCTCCACATCTTCAA GTTGCCGAGCACCCCAAATCAGGAGATGTGGCCAGGAGTAGGCTCCATCTTGTTCTAG